GGCGCGCGCGACCGTCGCGAGGCGAAGGGCGCGGACCGCGGCGAGGCGACGGCCGCCGGCGCCGCCGCGGCCGCCGCCGGCCCGGCCGATCTCGACGCGCTGCTCGACCGCGCCGCCGGGGGCGGCGACAAGCCGGCCAGGCGCGAGGCGCGCGGTGAGGCGCAGCCGGCCGCGGCGGCCAAGCCGGCCAAGGACAAGCTCTCCCGCGCCGACGTGCAAAAGGGGATGCGAGCGGTCAAGGCGAAGGTCGACGCCTGCTTCCAGCGATACGGCGTGGCGGGGACCGTCGTCCTCAAGGTCGTGATCGACAACACCGGTCAGGTGGCGAAGGTCGAGCCGACTGGCAAGTTCAAGGGCACGGAGACGGGAACGTGCGTCGCCGACGCCGTGGCGGGCGCGCGCTTTCCGGCGTTTTCGGGCCGGCCGATGTCGCTCACCTATCCGTTCCTGCTTCAGTAGGCGGCGCCCCGGCGCGGCCGTCCCATCGGCGGCGCCGGAACTCGGCTCACCGGTGGCGATGGCGCGCCCGCTGTTGGTAGGCTCGCCGCCATGTCAGCGCCGAAAGCGACTTGCGGCAACTACTTCGAGGACTTCTCCGTCGGCCAGACGATCCAGCACGCGACGCCGCGCACCGTACGCGCGGGTGACCTGGCCTTGTACACCGCGCTGTACGGCGACCGCCGGCCGCTGCACAGCTCGGACGAGTTCGCGCGCGCGGTCGGCTACCCCCGGTCGCCGGCGCACGACCTGCTCGTATTCCACATCGTGTTCGGCAAGACCGTCGGCGACGTCTCGCTCAACGCGGTGGCGAACCTCGGCTACGCGGACGTTCGGTTCCTGCGCCCCGTGTTCCCGGGCGATACGCTTCGCGCGGAGACCGAGGTGATCGGCTTGCGCGAGGCGTCCAGCGGCAAGCACGGCGTCGTGTACGTCCGGTCGCACGGCTTCAACCAGCGCGAGGAGGAAGTCCTTCGGTTTACGCGCTGGGTGCTGGTGAACAAGCGCGACCCGGACACCCGCACCGGCGTCGACGACGTCCCCACACTGCCCGACGCGGTGCCCGCGGGCGAGGTGCCGATTCCGCCCGGCCTCGACCTGACCGGGTACGACCCGGTTGCGTGGGCGACCGGTGGAAGCGCGCGCTACGACGACTACCGGGTGGGGGAGGTCATCCATCACGTGGACGGCATGACCCTCGACGAGGCGGATCACACGTTCGCGACCCGCCTGTACCAGAACACGGCCAAGGTCCACTTCAACGCCCATGCGATGCGCGACTCGCGGTTCGGCCGCCGGCTGATCTACGGCGGGCACGTCATCTCGGTCGCGCACGCGCTGGCGTTCAACGGGCTCAACAACGCCGTCGCGATCGCCGCGTGGAACGCCGGGACGCACGCCAACCCGTGCTTTGCCGGCGACACGCTGTATGCGTGGACCGAGGTGCTCGACAAGGACGACGTGCCGGCGCGCGACGACCTCGGCGCATTGCGGCTTCGACTGGTCGCCGTCAAGAACGCCGATCCCACTCGAGAGGAGATCCCCTTGCGCGTCGAGGTGGACGGCAAGTCGCGCTACGACGAGCGCGTCGTGCTCGACCTCGACTACTGGACGCTCGTCGCCCGATAGCGGGCCGGTCGGGACGATTCCGTCGGCGCTCGGGCACAGGCGCGGCACGCCGCTGCGCGGTGTCCGTGGCGACCCCGTGACCGCACGCCGTGGGGCGTCGCGCCGTTGCGCGCGGACGCGGCATGGGGTATGCGGTCTGCCTTGCGTACGCTGATCTGCATCGCGACGTGCGCGGTCGCGCGCGTCGCCGCGGCCGACGGCGCCTATACCGTGCGCGTGGACCCGCCCGCGGCGACCGCGGCGACCGGCGAGCGGGGCGCGTTTTCGCTCACGATCGCGCCGGCAGCCGGCTACGAGATCGACGCGGACGCGCCGCTGCGCGTGCGGCTGTCGGCGCGCCCACCCGGCGGGCTCGACCTGCCGCGTCCGCGGTTGACGCGCGCCGACGCCGCGGACCCGCGGGCGGCGGCGCCGCGGTTCGATCTGCCGTTCGTCGCGCGCGAAGCCGGCGACTACGCGGTCGACATCGACGTGCGGTTTTGGTTGTGCCGCCGATACACGTGTCGCGCCGTCCACGCCCGCCGGCGCGCTCGCGTGCACACCCCGGCGTCCCCCGCGCGCGACGCCGGCGGTCCGGATGCCCCACCGCCGGGCGCATCGGCCCACTCCGTTCGCTCGTCCGATGGACCCTCGCATCCATAGCGTCGTGCTCGACAACGGCCTGCGCGTCGTCGTCGTGCCGCTTGACCACCTGCACACCGCCACCGTGCAGCTCCACGTCAAGGTCGGCTCCCGGTTCGAGACGCCGGACGACAGCGGCCTGTCGCACTTCGTCGAGCACATGCTGTTTCGCGGGACGGAGGCCTACCCGTCGTCGTACGAACTGAACTTCGCCGTCGAGCGACTCGGCGCCACGTTGGATGCCGAGACCGGGCGCGATCTGTCGATGTATCCGCTCACCGTGCCGCCGGGGCTGTGCGGCGACGCGGTGCTGCTGCTGGGCGAACTCGTGTCGCGCCCGCGGTTCGACGACATCGAACTCGAGCGGCAGATCCTGATCGAAGAGCTGAACGAGGACTTCGACGAGCGCGGGGTCGAGGTGTGTGCGGACGAGATCGCACGCCGGTTGTTGTTCGGTGACCATCCGCTCGGCCGCCGCATCACCGGCCCCCGCGACAACGTCGAGCGGTTCACGGTCGACGACGTTCGCCGGCATCACGCGCGGTTTTACGTCGCGCGCAACATGGTGTTGGTTGCAGCCGGTCCGGTCGACGCCGGCGCGGTGGTGCGCGCGGCGCGCTCCGCGTTCGGGGGGCTTGCCGCCGGCGAGCCGGCCACGTTCGTTCCGGCGCCCGAGCCGCCCGGCGCGCCGCAGTTTGCCTACGTCGATCAACCCGGCTCGCAATCGGACGTCCACCTCGCGCTCGTCGGCCTGCCCGAGGCCGACGCGGACTACGCGGCATCCGTCGCGCTCCTTCGCGTCCTCGACGACGGCATGTCGGCGCGTTTGCACTATCGGCTGTGCGACCAGCGCGGGCTGGCCTACTCGATCGCCGCGGGGATCGAGCCGCTGCACGACTGCGCCGTGTTCGAGATCGAGGGGGCCACCGCGCACGCCAAGGTCCCGGACCTGCTGGCGGGGGCGCTCGAACTGCTGCTCGAGCTGCGCGCCGAGCCGGTGTCCGCGCGCGAGCTGGACAAGGCCAAGGTGCGCTACGAGTGCGACGCGCAGGCGGCGCTCGACGATGCGGCGGCCATCGCGTCGTGGTACGGGACGCTCGCGCTGTACGGCCAGCGCCCGCTGCCGTCTCTGCAGTCGCGGGTCGACCAGATGCGCGCGGTGACCGCCGCCGACGTGCAGCGAGCGGCCGCGCGAATCGTGCGCCCGGAGCGAAGCGCGGTCGTGATCGTCGGCACGCTCAGCCGCGCGCGCGTGGCGGTCGCCCGCGAGATCGCGACGGCATGGACGTAGGCTGCCGGTCGCGGGGCGCCGGCTCCGCCGCGACGGGCGCCGAGTGCGCGGCGGCCGTGGCCGCACCGAACTGTGGTACAACCGATCCGCGGAGCGCGGGCCGTCGTGCGCCCGGACCGCGCGGTACCGCGCACGGCGCACCGCGCCGGATGTCACGAACGCAAGGGCGGGCCGAGCATGTTGCTGAACAAGATCGTGGTGGCGGAGGACGACGACGCGATCGCGCACATGGTCAACATGGCGTTGGGCGACGCCGGATTCTTGTGTCTGCGCGCGCGGGACGGCGAGGAGGCCATTCGGCTGGTTCGCGTCCAGTCGCCGGATCTGCTGATTCTCGACGTGATGATGCCGCGGTGCGACGGCATCGAGGTCGTCCGGCGTCTTCGCGCCGACGTGGTGACGTCCAAGACGCCCGTGCTGATGCTCACGGCGCTGTCGTCGGTCGAAGACCGCATCGAAGGGCTCGAAGCCGGCGCGGACGACTATCTCAGCAAGCCGTTCGACCTGCGCGAGCTGGCGGCGCGGGTCAAGGCGCTCATCCGCACGTCGCGGCGCGAGCGCGAGCGCAATCCGGCGACCGACCTGCCCGGGTCGAGCGCGATCGATCGCCACCTGCACGAGTTGCTGCGGGCTGGCGTGCGCGCCGCGGTCGTGCACGCGCACGCTGTCGGGTTCGAGGACTACGCGGCCGACGCCGGCTACGCGCGCGCCGAAGACCTGGTGAAATCCCTCGGCGCGACGGTCCTGCGCGTCGCCGCGGCCGCCGCGGACGGTGCGTTCGTGGGTCACCTCGGCGGCGCCGATTTCGTGGTCACCGTGCCTCCCGCCGCGGGCGAACCGCTCGCGCGCGACCTCATCGCCGCGTTCAACGCCGAGCGCCGCGGGTGGGGGGCCGATGCGCTTCGCCTGGCGGTCGCGGTGGTGAGCACCGACGGCATCGGCCCCGGTGACCCGGACGGCTCGGACGAGCTGGCGCGGCGCATGGCGGCTGCGCTGCGCGCGGCCAAGCAGCGCGACGGGTCGAGCCACGTCGTGTGGGCGCCGGCGGGCGGGTAGGCGTCTCGTTCCGGCCTCTGACCCGGCATGCGGATGTGCGCGGAACGCTCCTGTGGCTCGTCGGTCCGGTTCGCCGGTCGCGGTGACTCGGGTCGCGACGGCGCGGCCGGCGAGCGTCGCGGCGGCGGGGCGGAGTGACGGTGGCGAGGCCGACGGGAGGCGGCGGACCGCGGGGCCCCGGGCCGGGCGCGGTCCTGGGCCGCTACGCGCTGTGCGAGGAGGTAGGCGCCGGCGGCATGGCGTCGGTGTGGCGCGCGGTCGACCGGCAGCTTCGCCGCGTCGTCGCCGTCAAGGTGTTGCATCCGCACCTCGCCAAGCGCGCGGATGTCGTCGCGCGGTTTCATCGCGAGGCGCGCGCGGTCGCCGCGCTCGATCACCCGCACGTGCTGCGCGTGTTCGACGTCGGCGGCGGGGACGGCGACGAGCCGCCCTACCTGGTGACCGAGTGGATCGCCGGCGGCAGCCTCGACGCGTTCGCGCGCGCTCGCGGTCCGTTGCTCGGCGAGATCGTCGCGTCCGTCGGCGCAATCCTGTGCGACGCGCTGGCCGTCGCGCACGCCGCCGGGATCGTCCATCGCGACGTCAAGCCGGCGAACGTACTGGTCGACGACGGGGGGCGTCTGGTGCTCGGCGACTTCGGGGTCGCCCGCGTGCGCGAGGGCGACTCGCTGGTGACCGCGACCGGGGCGCTGTTGGGCACGCCGGCGTTCATGGCGCCGGAGCAGGCGCTCGGCGATCCGGTGGACGCGCGGACGGACCTGTACTCGCTCGGGGCGACGCTCTACTTTCTCGCGACGGGAGCGCTGCCGTACGCGGGGCCGCCGGCCCGCGTGATGGCCGACCTCGCGCGCGGGGGCCCGCTGCCGCCGCTGGCCCGCAACCCCGCGATGGGCGGCGACCTGGCGCGGGCGATCGAGCGGTTGATGTGCCGCGACCCGGCTGGCCGGTTTCCCGACGCGCGCGCGGCAGGCGCCGCGCTCGCGGCGGTCGCGCGCGCTGGCGGTCTCGACGACCCGGCGGCCGAGTGGGCCGCCTATTTCGAGGATCCGGCCGGCTACGAGGACCGGCGGCGCGATGGGATCGCCGACTGTTGCCTCGCTGCGGCGGAGGCCGCGCGCCGGCAAGGGGCGGCCGCCCGGGCGCTCGCGCTCGCCGACCGGGCGCTGTCGTTGCGACCGGGCGACGCGCGCGCGCTGCGGCTGGTCGGCGCGATCGGCGGCCAGCGGCGCCGGCGACTGGTCGCGGCGGCGGCCGCGGCGGTGGCCGCGATCGGGGTCGCCGCGTTCGCGTGGTGGCCGCGCGGCGGCCGGCCGGCGACCCGCGGCGCCGCGGCGGCCGGCGCGGAACCGGCGTCGCCCGCCGCGGCGGCGCCGGGCGCATGGGCCGGCGCCGCCCGGCTGGTTGCTGATGCATCCGATGGGCCGGCGACCGCCGACGAGGACGTGGTTGGACCGTCCGCGTCGCGGGCTGGCGCCTCCG
This DNA window, taken from Deltaproteobacteria bacterium, encodes the following:
- a CDS encoding MaoC family dehydratase gives rise to the protein MSAPKATCGNYFEDFSVGQTIQHATPRTVRAGDLALYTALYGDRRPLHSSDEFARAVGYPRSPAHDLLVFHIVFGKTVGDVSLNAVANLGYADVRFLRPVFPGDTLRAETEVIGLREASSGKHGVVYVRSHGFNQREEEVLRFTRWVLVNKRDPDTRTGVDDVPTLPDAVPAGEVPIPPGLDLTGYDPVAWATGGSARYDDYRVGEVIHHVDGMTLDEADHTFATRLYQNTAKVHFNAHAMRDSRFGRRLIYGGHVISVAHALAFNGLNNAVAIAAWNAGTHANPCFAGDTLYAWTEVLDKDDVPARDDLGALRLRLVAVKNADPTREEIPLRVEVDGKSRYDERVVLDLDYWTLVAR
- a CDS encoding insulinase family protein; this translates as MPHRRAHRPTPFARPMDPRIHSVVLDNGLRVVVVPLDHLHTATVQLHVKVGSRFETPDDSGLSHFVEHMLFRGTEAYPSSYELNFAVERLGATLDAETGRDLSMYPLTVPPGLCGDAVLLLGELVSRPRFDDIELERQILIEELNEDFDERGVEVCADEIARRLLFGDHPLGRRITGPRDNVERFTVDDVRRHHARFYVARNMVLVAAGPVDAGAVVRAARSAFGGLAAGEPATFVPAPEPPGAPQFAYVDQPGSQSDVHLALVGLPEADADYAASVALLRVLDDGMSARLHYRLCDQRGLAYSIAAGIEPLHDCAVFEIEGATAHAKVPDLLAGALELLLELRAEPVSARELDKAKVRYECDAQAALDDAAAIASWYGTLALYGQRPLPSLQSRVDQMRAVTAADVQRAAARIVRPERSAVVIVGTLSRARVAVAREIATAWT
- a CDS encoding response regulator codes for the protein MRPDRAVPRTAHRAGCHERKGGPSMLLNKIVVAEDDDAIAHMVNMALGDAGFLCLRARDGEEAIRLVRVQSPDLLILDVMMPRCDGIEVVRRLRADVVTSKTPVLMLTALSSVEDRIEGLEAGADDYLSKPFDLRELAARVKALIRTSRRERERNPATDLPGSSAIDRHLHELLRAGVRAAVVHAHAVGFEDYAADAGYARAEDLVKSLGATVLRVAAAAADGAFVGHLGGADFVVTVPPAAGEPLARDLIAAFNAERRGWGADALRLAVAVVSTDGIGPGDPDGSDELARRMAAALRAAKQRDGSSHVVWAPAGG
- a CDS encoding serine/threonine protein kinase codes for the protein MTVARPTGGGGPRGPGPGAVLGRYALCEEVGAGGMASVWRAVDRQLRRVVAVKVLHPHLAKRADVVARFHREARAVAALDHPHVLRVFDVGGGDGDEPPYLVTEWIAGGSLDAFARARGPLLGEIVASVGAILCDALAVAHAAGIVHRDVKPANVLVDDGGRLVLGDFGVARVREGDSLVTATGALLGTPAFMAPEQALGDPVDARTDLYSLGATLYFLATGALPYAGPPARVMADLARGGPLPPLARNPAMGGDLARAIERLMCRDPAGRFPDARAAGAALAAVARAGGLDDPAAEWAAYFEDPAGYEDRRRDGIADCCLAAAEAARRQGAAARALALADRALSLRPGDARALRLVGAIGGQRRRRLVAAAAAAVAAIGVAAFAWWPRGGRPATRGAAAAGAEPASPAAAAPGAWAGAARLVADASDGPATADEDVVGPSASRAGASVADASAERSRAGVPAARAPARGGAGTAGARAGPRSDATATRRAASPTAGGGARPA